The following coding sequences lie in one Oryza brachyantha chromosome 10, ObraRS2, whole genome shotgun sequence genomic window:
- the LOC102718211 gene encoding F-box/LRR-repeat protein 13-like, with protein MEEEGSWLGSPAKVRKVTAPAEDDGEGWFSGVPDDVIRHIMSFLPTREAVRTCVVSRRWRDLWRSVPCIDADIIDFRRRDTDEEQYDEEGELAFMLFMNKVMELRYPATIRTFRLRCILDLIEFYDDSSYYAKFEDINRWISHAVQKQIQVLDIVLFCDRLELDHSAFACSYLKTIEFTNVILMKGFFEQLEMGCPAVESLFLDECSIEDARISSKTLKVFTIVSSLFSSGGRITISTPNVTSLELWRPDNGIYVFDDMPFLMSSVLELNDVEDSRDFCQNLRSLSAAKALDVDYFGRELRMANNLQWYTRFNNLVSLTLCQWCLDANFYGLILFLQNSPKLEKLTLKLRMGTPKRIIAELENRSFTSEHLTSVKVKCSRNHPQVNDVVDFFVNNGLTYAQIRIKYWKYWR; from the exons atggaggaggaggggtcgTGGTTGGGGTCGCCTGCCAAGGTGAGGAAGGTCACGGCCCCGGCGGAGGACGATGGCGAGGGCTGGTTCAGCGGTGTCCCCGACGACGTCATCCGCCACATCATGTCGTTCCTGCCGACGCGCGAGGCTGTGCGGACGTGCGTGGtgtcgcggcggtggcgcgacCTCTGGCGCTCCGTGCCCTGCATCGACGCCGACATCATCGACTTCAGGCGGAGAGACACCGATGAGGAACAGTATGACGAAGAGGGGGAGTTGGCGTTCATGCTGTTCATGAACAAGGTGATGGAGCTCCGCTACCCCGCCACGATACGTACGTTTCGGTTGAGGTGCATATTGGATTTGATCGAGTTTTATGATGACTCCTCGTACTATGCCAAATTTGAGGATATCAACAGATGGATTAGCCACGCTGTGCAGAAGCAGATCCAGGTTCTGGACATTGTCCTGTTTTGTGACAGATTAGAGTTGGATCACTCTGCGTTCGCTTGCAGCTACCTCAAAACAATTGAGTTCACCAATGTTATTTTGATGAAAGGCTTCTTCGAGCAACTCGAGATGGGCTGTCCAGCAGTGGAAAGTCTGTTCTTAGATGAATGCTCCATTGAGGATGCTCGTATCTCCTCCAAGACACTGAAGGTTTTTACTATCGTTTCCAGTCTGTTCTCCTCTGGTGGCAGGATTACTATTTCGACCCCGAACGTTACTTCTCTGGAGTTGTGGAGGCCTGACAACGGCATTTATGTGTTTGATGACATGCCATTCCTGATGTCTTCAGTTCTGGAACTTAATGATGTAGAAGACTCTCGTGATTTCTGCCAAAATCTCAGGAGCCTTTCTGCTGCTAAAGCTTTGGACGTCGATTATTTCGGGAGAGAG CTGAGAATGGCAAATAATTTGCAATGGTACACAAGATTCAACAATCTTGTGAGCCTGACTCTCTGTCAATGGTGCCTGGACGCAAACTTCTATGGATTAATTCTCTTCCTTCAGAACTCACCAAAACTTGAGAAGCTAACTCTAAAACTTCGAATG GGAACACCAAAAAGAATTATAGCTGAGCTTGAAAATAGATCATTTACATCTGAGCACCTTACGAGTGTTAAAGTCAAATGCTCGAGGAATCATCCCCAGGTGAATGATGTGGTCGACTTCTTTGTTAATAATGGACTGACCTATGCTCAGATTCGTATCAAATACTGGAAATACTGGCGCTAG
- the LOC102718772 gene encoding mitogen-activated protein kinase kinase kinase 18-like: MAAAIIGGGGGWRRLRGIGKGASGALISLAVDDASGELFVVKSAAGEDAAARQQLRREWSVMAGLSSQHVLKCLGFTSGGEHRLFLEFAPGGSLSDVVARNGGCLDEGAVRAYLADVLRGLDYLHGKLVVHGDVKGSNVVVGANGRAKLADFGCASVVIPGGSKQPVIGGTPAFMAPEVARGEEQGPAADVWALGCTVVEMFTGRAPWSDMDNVLAALRKIGYTDAVPEVPQWLSPVAKDFLHRCLQRRAGDRPTAAQLLQHPFVSSSCGPPNKEVVKGTWVSPTSALDAALWESVSSSSTDDDEEDDTSSSPTSRIGALACSGQTLPDWDTEHNGWIEVRSTAAADIESPECPAKRVIGSLACSPSAVPNWDSDDDGWIEVLSNISINVANKTTAAATDNESSECPAKRVSSMACSPSSVPDWDSDQGWIDVLSAKAVGSIINIVGVGSEQSVVAENQDDKFTSLSSCSQRVLLVAVRATDSAASRVAGIKKCSRFSY, translated from the coding sequence ATGGCCGCGGCgatcatcggcggcggcggcggctggaggCGCCTCCGCGGCATCGGCAAGGGCGCGTCTGGCGCCTTGATATCGCTCGCGGTGGACGACGCCTCCGGGGAGCTGTTCGTGGTTAAGTCGGCTGCTGGGGAGGACGCCGCCGCGAGGCAGCAGCTCCGGCGCGAGTGGAGCGTCATGGCCGGGCTGTCGTCGCAGCACGTGCTCAAGTGCCTCGGGTTCACgtccggcggcgagcaccggctGTTCCTCGAGTTCGCGCCCGGCGGGTCGCTCTCCGACGTGGTTGCGAGGAATGGGGGTTGCCTCGACGAGGGCGCCGTCAGGGCGTACTTGGCGGACGTGCTGAGGGGGCTCGATTACCTCCATGGGAAGCTCGTCGTGCATGGCGACGTGAAGGGGAGTAACGTGGTTGTCGGCGCCAATGGCCGGGCCAAGCTCGCCGACTTCGGGTGTGCGAGCGTGGTAATCCCCGGCGGTTCCAAGCAGCCGGTGATCGGTGGCACGCCGGCGTTCATGGCGCCCGAGGTGGCCCGCGGCGAGGAGCAAGGGCCGGCCGCCGACGTGTGGGCTCTGGGCTGCACCGTCGTCGAGATGTTCACCGGCCGCGCCCCGTGGAGCGACATGGACAacgtcctcgccgcgctccgaAAGATCGGGTACACGGACGCCGTGCCAGAGGTACCACAGTGGCTGTCGCCGGTGGCGAAGGACTTCTTGCACCGGTGCCTGCAACGGCGCGCCGGCGATCGCCCCACGGCGGCGCAGTTGCTGCAACACCCCTTCGTCTCATCATCGTGTGGACCACCCAACAAAGAAGTCGTCAAGGGGACATGGGTGTCTCCGACGAGCGCGCTCGACGCAGCACTGTGGGAGTCCGTGTCGTCGTCatccaccgacgacgacgaggaagacgacACGTCGAGCAGCCCCACCAGCCGGATCGGAGCACTGGCCTGCTCCGGCCAGACATTGCCGGACTGGGACACCGAACACAACGGCTGGATCGAAGTCCgcagcacagcagcagcagatatCGAATCTCCAGAGTGTCCAGCCAAGAGGGTGATCGGATCACTGGcgtgctcgccgtcggcggtgCCGAACTGGGACTCCGACGACGATGGCTGGATCGAAGTCCTCAGCAACATCTCCATTAACGTAGCAAAtaaaacaacagcagcagcaacagataACGAATCTTCAGAGTGTCCGGCCAAGAGGGTGTCATCAATGGCATGCTCACCGTCGTCGGTGCCGGACTGGGACTCCGATCAAGGATGGATCGATGTCCTCAGCGCAAAAGCTGTGGGTAGCATTATTAACATTGTAGGAGTAGGTAGTGAGCAATCTGTAGTTGCTGAGAACCAGGATGATAAGTTCACCTCCTTGAGTTCTTGCAGCCAGAGAGTTTTGCTTGTAGCTGTTCGTGCTACTGATAGTGCGGCCTCTCGAGTGGCcggaataaaaaaatgttccaGATTTTCGTACTAG